In Chrysiogenia bacterium, the genomic stretch TCCACGCGTCGTCGGGCCGTCCGCGGGGAATCGGCGGCGGATCCAGCACACCGAAATACTGGTTGCGAAGGCGAAGCGTGATGACGTCTTTGACCCGCATCCCGATTCCAAAACCGCCGTGGGCGGAGTTGAAGAATTCCTTGTTGGCCCAGCCGGCAAAGAACTCAGGGCCGAATTCCACGGTGCGGTCGACGTCGTCGATTTTTTCACCCGACTGGGCAAACGCAGACCGGGGAGAGAGCGCGGCTGCAACGAAAATCGTGGCAAGGATGAGAGCAAGCGCAAGGCTGCGAGCGAGGGGGGTGCTCATTGGTGGTGCAGTCTTTCAGGTCCAACCGGCGCACTGCTTCGCCGATTCTGGATCCGTGTCTGCCCTCACCGGATACCAAAAGACGCTGGGCGTTTAACCGCCCGTCCGAATGACAACCCTGCGCGCGACGCTACTTTTCGTCCTGCGCAAGGTAGGAAAGAATCACTTCGTCGAGGCTGCGGTCGCTGATGAGATCGCCGCCAAAGGGGCTCTCCACATCGTCGCCCTTGTCGATATCGATGGTCTTGGCCTCGGGGGGCGCGGGCGTCGGTGCCGGTGCTTCGGGTACCTGACTGGCCTCCATGCCCTTGGCCTTGTCGAAGAGTCCGCCCTTGAGGTCGCGCAGCATCTGCTTGTGCTGCTCCTGCATGAGCTCGCGAACCACTTCGTTGAGGTTTTCGTTCTTGACGATGTCGGCGTACGAAGTCTTGCGCCGGGCAAGGATGTTTCCACCCTTATAGAGCAACGTGATGATGTGCGGATTCTCCACACCCGAATCCTCGGTCTGGATGTGGTAGATCTCCTCGTGGTACTTGATGTTGTGGTTGTACCCAGGCAGCATGGCTGCTCAATCTCCGACGTGAAATGCACGCACGCGCACTGTGGCCGTTCAGGTGCGCTCGGCCAAGTGCCTCAAATCATAAAGGAAAACTATAACCGGAGCGAGGCGGGTTCTACAAACCCGCCGGTTGATTGCGTGCACGGGCCGAGAGCAGGGCATCGAGCAGCACGCAGGCGACCATGGCTTCGGCGACGGGAATGGCCCGGGGCAGCACGCAGGGGTCGTGGCGGCCTTCCACCTTGATGGTGGCAGCCTCGCCGCTGCGCGTCACAGTGGCCTGATCCTGGGCAATGCTGGCCGTGGGCTTGATCGCCACGCGGCAGACGATGTCCTGGCCGCTGCTGATTCCGCCCAACACGCCGCCGGCATGGTTGCTGCGGAATTTCACGCCCCCCTTGCCGTCGGGTTCCATTTCGTCGTTGTGCTCGCTGCCGCGCATGGTGACGCAGTCGAAACCGCTGCCGATCTCCACGCCCTTGGCGGCGTTGAGGTTCATCAGGGCCTCGGCGAGCTTCGAATCCAGCCGCGCGTAGACCGGATCACCCAGGCCCACGGGGACCCCGAGAGCCACGACTTCGAGCACGCCGCCGATCGAGTCTGTTTCCTTGCGGACCTTCTCGATGAGCGCGACCATCTTTTCGGCAGCCGCCGCGTCGGCGCAGCGCACGGGGTTCTGCTCAATCACGTCGAAATCGGTTGTTTCGGCCACCACCTCGCCGACCTGCCTGGTGTAGGCGACGACCCTTACGCCCAGGGGGGCGAGAATCTTCATGGCCAGGGTGCCGGCCACCACGCGGCCGATCATTTCGCGCGCACTGGAGCGCCCGCCGCCGCGGTGATCGCGGATGCCGTATTTCTTGTCGTAGACGTAGTCGGCGTGGCCGGGGCGCCACTTGTCCTCGATCTCGTCGTACTTGGTGCTCTGGGCGTCCTTGTTCCAGACCATGACGGAAATCGGATGGCCGGTGGTCTTGCCGCGAAACACGCCCGAGAGGATCTGGCAGGTATCGGATTCCTGGCGCTGGGTGACGACCTTGCTCTGGCCCGGACGGCGGCGGTCGAGCTGAACCTGCAGCTCTTCCTCGGAGATATCGATCCCCGCCGGACAGCCGTCGATGACCACGCCCACGGCGGGTCCATGGGACTCGCCCCAGGTGGTGAAGCGGTAGAGTTGTCCGAAAGTGTTCACGCGAGCCTCGGCTCCCTTGCCGTGCGCCGCGGGGCGCAGGAGAGGGATACTAGACCGAACCGGGCGTGCGAGAAAGTCTCAGCTTGCCGGGCCTGATTCAAAGGGAGGCTCGCCCGCCGCCTCAAAGAGGTAGTGGGTGCCATCGAAGTTGCGGGCTACCGCGCCCAGCTCTTCGAGCACCTCGAGATTGCCCAGCACCTCGCAGGCGATGAGGAAGCCCTTGATGGGCGGGACCTTCGGGAAGAGAAGCTGGCCCAGGCTACTGACGTTCTGGGGGCCGTTTTCCTTGAGGAGATTCCACATCTTGAGTTGGCGCTTGTCGAAAAAGCGCATGAGGCTCTCGATCACCCGCTGGTGCCCGACAAAGGGAGCGCCGTGCCCTGGCAGTACGCAGTCGAAGCTCATCTCGCCCACGCGGCGCACCTGTTCGTAGTAACTGACCAGCGAGCGGAACTTGCTTTCGAAATCCGCCTCACCCTCTTCGCCCAGGTCCAGTACCGGGCTGGGGCTGGTTTCCTGAAGCAGGTGGTCGTTGGAGAAAAGAAAGCGGCGCTCGGGCTCATGCAGGCAGATCAGCCCGTAGGTGTGTCCGGGGTTGTGCATCACTTCCAGGCCGAAATCCTCGAATTCGACCCGGTCGCCCTCGGCCAGGGTCTCGAATTCTTCAAAGGGAGGGGCGATTCCCTTCACCATCTCGTGCATGCCCACCATGGTGGCGATGATCTGTTGGCCAAGGCCCAGCCGGGCGAAAAACTCCCGGTAGAGCGGGCCCATACGCTTGAGCCGCTCCTCGCGGCCCATGTCGAAGGCCTTGGCCTCTTTTTCCCCGACATAAATGGTCGCGCCCGAGAGCTTCTGCAGGCGCTTGGCAAAGCCCATGTGGTCGGGATGGGCGTGGGTGATGACAATGCGCTCGATCTGCTCGGGGCGGTATCCCAGTGCGTCGAGCTGGGTGTTGAAGGCTTTCCAGGAGTTGGGCATGTCCACGCCGCAGTCGA encodes the following:
- the aroC gene encoding chorismate synthase, with protein sequence MNTFGQLYRFTTWGESHGPAVGVVIDGCPAGIDISEEELQVQLDRRRPGQSKVVTQRQESDTCQILSGVFRGKTTGHPISVMVWNKDAQSTKYDEIEDKWRPGHADYVYDKKYGIRDHRGGGRSSAREMIGRVVAGTLAMKILAPLGVRVVAYTRQVGEVVAETTDFDVIEQNPVRCADAAAAEKMVALIEKVRKETDSIGGVLEVVALGVPVGLGDPVYARLDSKLAEALMNLNAAKGVEIGSGFDCVTMRGSEHNDEMEPDGKGGVKFRSNHAGGVLGGISSGQDIVCRVAIKPTASIAQDQATVTRSGEAATIKVEGRHDPCVLPRAIPVAEAMVACVLLDALLSARARNQPAGL
- a CDS encoding MBL fold metallo-hydrolase — protein: MEFPHGSQYPRAQMTDAPRGVHPIQTPTPFDEVATVNSYLVEGGPLTMVDCGVDMPNSWKAFNTQLDALGYRPEQIERIVITHAHPDHMGFAKRLQKLSGATIYVGEKEAKAFDMGREERLKRMGPLYREFFARLGLGQQIIATMVGMHEMVKGIAPPFEEFETLAEGDRVEFEDFGLEVMHNPGHTYGLICLHEPERRFLFSNDHLLQETSPSPVLDLGEEGEADFESKFRSLVSYYEQVRRVGEMSFDCVLPGHGAPFVGHQRVIESLMRFFDKRQLKMWNLLKENGPQNVSSLGQLLFPKVPPIKGFLIACEVLGNLEVLEELGAVARNFDGTHYLFEAAGEPPFESGPAS